Below is a window of Pseudanabaenaceae cyanobacterium SKYG29 DNA.
GCCCCCTAAAAATCCTGGGCAGGGGAGAAATTACTGTACCCCTACGGGTCACCGCTGCTGCTTTTTCTGCAAGTGCCAAGGCAAAAATTGAAGCGGCGGGGGGTACCTGTACGCTGTTAGCTACTGTAGGATAGAAGGATAGGTAACGGAATCAGGTGGATGACAAGCAATCGCAGTAAAGACCCCACTTCCCAAGAAATTTTCATGCAAATGGCGCAAGCCTCTGGGCTGCGGGACCGCTTACTAGTGACCATTGGTATTTTAATTCTGGTGCGCCTGGGCAACTTTGTGCCTGTACCAGGCATCGATCGGTCTGTACTGGCTAATATCATCCAAGGCAGCCCCCTCGCCAACTTCATCGATGCCTTTTCCGGGGGCGGCTTGTCCCTGTTAGGGGTATTTGCTCTGGGAATTCTCCCCTTTATCAACGCCTCTATCTTCATGCAAATATTTATCACCCTCTCCCCCACCCTAGAAAACTTGCAAAAGAACGAGGGAGAAGCGGGCAGACGCACGATCGCCCAGTACACCCGCTATTGGGCTTTGATTATCGCCATTATTCAAAGTCTAGGCACTGCCCTCTTTCTCCAAGGGGGAAACGCCGTCAAGGATATGGGTGTACCCTTCTTCCAGATAGGGGAGGTGACGATTTCCAGCTTTACCCTTAGCTGTGTGGTAGCCCTCACGGCAGGAGCAATGTTTGTCATGTGGTTAGGGGAACTGATTACAGAGCGGGGCATTGGCAATGGGGCTTCCCTATTGATTTTTGTGGGTATTGCTGCTGGTCTACCCCGATCGTTTGGTTCCACAATCCAGGCGGTGACAGAAGACCCCAGTTTGACAGGGGGGTTTATTCTATTGTTGGTGACATTCTTGGCAATGATTGTCGCCATTGTATTCGTACAGGAGGGCACACGGCGGATTCCGATTGTTTATGCTAAGCGACAAGTGGGGCGCAAACTTTACCGCGAAATGTCGAGCTATTTACCCCTGCGGTTGAACCAAGGGGGAGTGATGCCGATTATCTTTGCCTCTTCTTTCTTCCTGATTCCAGCCCTGCTCGCTGAATCTGTTAACAACCCTGGCTTTACAGTATTTGTCAACAACTTTTTGCGCCAGGACTCGATCGGCTACATTATTCTCTATCCCCTCCTGATTCTAGCTTTTAGTTACTTCTACTCATCCATCATTATCAATCCTGTAGAGCTGTCACAAAACTTGAAGAAGATGGGGGCAAGCGTGCCAGGTAAACGGCCAGGGGCTGCCACAACAGAATATCTGGAAGGAGTATTGAACCGTCTAACCTTTCTAGGAGCAATCTTTCTTAGCGTGGTTGTGCTTGTGCCCTTGATGGTACAAAAACTCTCTGGTAATCTGGCGCAAAGCAGTTTTGGCGCTACCTCACTGCTCATTCTAGTAGGTGTTGCCATCGAAACTGCTAATCAGATTCGCACCTATGTTATTTCCCAACGTTACGAAGGAATGGTTAAACAATAATGCCGAGAATAATTATGATGGGTCCCCCTGGCGCAGGCAAAGGGACGCAGGGGGAAGCACTAGCACGTTTGTGGTCAATTCCCCGCATTGCCCCTGGAGATATTTTCCGCGCTGCAATTAAGAATGGCACGGAGCTGGGTCAGCAAGTTAAAGCCTACAATGATGCGGGTAAGCTCGTACCGGACGAATTGGTTGTTGCCATTATCACCCAGCGTCTGACAGAAAAAGATGCCCAAGCAGGTTGGATTTTGGACGGCTTTCCCCGTACTGTGCCCCAAGCGATCGCGCTTAATGAATTTCTGCACTCCATCAAGCAGAAATATGACCTGGTAATCAATCTAGAAGTGCCTGAAGAAGTTTTGTTAAAGCGTCTGCAGAAACGGGCACAGGAGCAGGGTCGAGCTGATGATACTATCGAAGTTATCAAGCAAAGACTACAGGAATACTACGAAAAAACCCGACCTTTGCTAGAATTTTATAAGGGGTGTGTTACGCCAGTAGATGGTACCCCATCTATGGAAGAAGTCACCCAGCAAATACAGTTGCTAGTTGAAGGAGTTTGCCCATGTCCAAACAAGATGCCATAGAGATGGAAGGTACAGTTACGGAATCTTTGCCCAACGCTATGTTTCGTGTTGACCTGGATAATGGTTTCAATGTCCTTGCTCATATCTCTGGTAAGATTCGCAAGAATTACATTAAAATCCTGCCTGGGGATAGGGTGAAAGTGGAGCTAACCCCCTACGACCTTACTAAGGGCAGAATTACCTTCCGCATGAAAAACTAAGTATGACCAACTGGCGAGAAAAAATAGAAGACAAGATCGCCGACCTTGATCTCTGGGCAGTTAAACAGGTAAATGAACGCCTAGATCACCTGACTGCTAAGACAGGGGAATTCCTTATTCATCTGAAAGACACGACCAAATCCAAAGCTCAAGAAATCAGCAAAGAAGCTAAGGCTAGGTTGGCAGATTTCACTCGATCGGTTT
It encodes the following:
- the infA gene encoding translation initiation factor IF-1, encoding MSKQDAIEMEGTVTESLPNAMFRVDLDNGFNVLAHISGKIRKNYIKILPGDRVKVELTPYDLTKGRITFRMKN
- a CDS encoding adenylate kinase codes for the protein MPRIIMMGPPGAGKGTQGEALARLWSIPRIAPGDIFRAAIKNGTELGQQVKAYNDAGKLVPDELVVAIITQRLTEKDAQAGWILDGFPRTVPQAIALNEFLHSIKQKYDLVINLEVPEEVLLKRLQKRAQEQGRADDTIEVIKQRLQEYYEKTRPLLEFYKGCVTPVDGTPSMEEVTQQIQLLVEGVCPCPNKMP
- the secY gene encoding preprotein translocase subunit SecY, which encodes MTSNRSKDPTSQEIFMQMAQASGLRDRLLVTIGILILVRLGNFVPVPGIDRSVLANIIQGSPLANFIDAFSGGGLSLLGVFALGILPFINASIFMQIFITLSPTLENLQKNEGEAGRRTIAQYTRYWALIIAIIQSLGTALFLQGGNAVKDMGVPFFQIGEVTISSFTLSCVVALTAGAMFVMWLGELITERGIGNGASLLIFVGIAAGLPRSFGSTIQAVTEDPSLTGGFILLLVTFLAMIVAIVFVQEGTRRIPIVYAKRQVGRKLYREMSSYLPLRLNQGGVMPIIFASSFFLIPALLAESVNNPGFTVFVNNFLRQDSIGYIILYPLLILAFSYFYSSIIINPVELSQNLKKMGASVPGKRPGAATTEYLEGVLNRLTFLGAIFLSVVVLVPLMVQKLSGNLAQSSFGATSLLILVGVAIETANQIRTYVISQRYEGMVKQ